A genomic window from Camelina sativa cultivar DH55 chromosome 2, Cs, whole genome shotgun sequence includes:
- the LOC104725804 gene encoding respiratory burst oxidase homolog protein C isoform X1 — protein MQRVSFEVSGGGYYSDAESGNSGPMSGGGQLPPIYKKPATNTNSRFTAENSQRTRTAPYVDLTVDVQDDRVSVHSLKMEGGSSVEESPELTLLKRNRLEKKTTVVKRLASVSHELKRLTSVSGGGGGGGGRKPPRPAKLDRTKSAAAQALKGLKFISKTDGGAGWSAVEKRFNQITATTGGLLLRTKFGECIGMTSKDFALELFDALARRRNITGEVIDGDQLKEFWEQINDQSFDSRLKTFFDMVDKDADGRLTEDEVREIISLSASANNLSTIQKRADEYAALIMEELDPDNIGYIMLESLETLLLQAATQSVITSTGERKNLSHMMSQRLKPTFNRNPLKRWYRGLRFFVLDNWQRCWVIALWFTVMAILFIYKYIQYQHSPVYPVMGVCVCVAKGAAETVKLNMALILLPVCRNTITWLRNKTRLGVVVPFDDNLNFHKVIAVGIIIGVTLHAGAHLGCDFPRLLEATPDAYRPLREFFGDEQPKSYWHFVNSIEGITGLVMVLLMAIAFTLATPWFRRGKLNYLPGPLKKLASFNAFWYTHHLFVIVYILLVAHGYYLYLTKDWHNKTTWMYLVVPVVLYACERLIRAFRSSIKAVTIRKVAVYPGNVLAIHLSRPQNFKYKSGQYMFVNCAAVSPFEWHPFSITAAPQDDYLSVHIRVLGDWTRALKGVFSEVCKPPPAGVSGLLRADMMHGANNPDFPKVLIDGPYGAPAQDYKKYEVVLLVGLGIGATPMISIVKDIVNNIKAKEQAQLNRMENGTSEPQRNKKESFRTRRAYFYWVTREQGSFDWFKNIMNEVAERDTNRVIELHNYCTSVYEEGDARSALIHMLQSLNHAKNGVDIVSGTRVMSHFAKPNWRNVYKRIAMDHPNTKVGVFYCGAPALTKELRHLALDFTHKTSTRFSFHKENF, from the exons ATGCAGAGAGTGAGCTTTGAAGTATCAGGAGGAGGATATTACTCCGATGCAGAATCCGGGAACAGCGGTCCAATGAGCGGTGGTGGTCAACTACCACCGATCTATAAAAAACCAGCGACTAATACGAACTCAAGATTCACGGCGGAAAACAGTCAGAGAACACGTACGGCACCATACGTGGACCTCACGGTAGATGTACAAGACGACAGAGTCTCTGTACACAGTTTGAAAATGGAAGGTGGATCTAGCGTTGAAGAGAGTCCCGAGCTCACGTTGCTTAAACGTAACCGTCTCGAGAAGAAAACGACCGTTGTGAAACGGTTAGCCTCTGTTTCTCACGAGCTTAAACGTTTGACGTCGGTCTCCGGTGGTgggggtggtggtggtggtagaaAGCCACCTCGTCCGGCTAAGTTAGACCGGACTAAATCAGCCGCGGCGCAAGCGTTGAAAGGGCTTAAGTTTATTAGTAAGACCGATGGTGGCGCGGGCTGGAGTGCCGTGGAGAAGAGGTTTAATCAGATCACCGCGACTACCGGTGGACTACTTCTTCGTACAAAGTTCGGTGAATGTATAG GGATGACTTCGAAGGATTTCGCGTTGGAACTGTTTGATGCGTTGGCTAGACGAAGGAATATAACAGGAGAAGTGATCGATGGTGATCAACTTAAGGAGTTTTGGGAACAGATTAATGATCAAAGCTTTGATTCTCGTCTTAAAACGTTCTTTGACAT GGTGGATAAAGATGCTGATGGTAGACTTACTGAAGACGAAGTTAGAGAG ATTATTAGTCTTAGTGCTTCTGCCAATAATCTATCTACAATCCAGAAGAGAGCAGATGAGTATGCAGCACTGATCATGGAAGAGCTAGATCCAGACAATATAGGATACATCATG TTGGAGAGTCTTGAGACTCTGCTTTTGCAAGCGGCGACACAGTCTGTGATAACAAGTACTGGGGAGAGAAAGAATCTGAGTCATATGATGAGTCAGAGGCTTAAGCCAACGTTTAACCGCAACCCTTTGAAGAGATGGTACCGTGGTCTTAGATTCTTTGTGTTAGACAACTGGCAAAGATGTTGGGTTATAGCGTTATGGTTCACGGTTATGGCTATCCTCTTCATCTACAAATACATACAATACCAGCATAGCCCTGTGTATCCAGTGATGGGGGTTTGTGTTTGCGTAGCTAAAGGTGCGGCAGAAACAGTTAAGCTGAACATGGCTTTGATTCTCTTACCTGTTTGCAGAAACACCATCACATGGCTTAGGAATAAGACCAGGTTGGGTGTTGTTGTCCCATTTGATGACAATCTCAACTTCCACAAG GTTATAGCGGTGGGGATTATAATTGGAGTAACGTTGCATGCTGGGGCACATTTGGGGTGTGACTTCCCACGGCTACTGGAAGCAACTCCAGATGCATATAGGCCTTTAAGAGAGTTTTTTGGGGATGAGCAACCAAAGAGCTACTGGCATTTTGTAAACTCTATTGAAGGTATAACAGGACTTGTAATGGTTCTGTTAATGGCAATTGCTTTCACACTAGCTACACCTTGGTTTAGAAGAGGGAAGCTAAACTATCTTCCAGGACCATTAAAGAAACTAGCTAGCTTCAATGCCTTCTGGTACACTCATCATTTGTTCGTCATAGTCTACATTCTTCTTGTTGCCCATGGATACTACTTGTATCTTACCAAAGACTGGCACAACAAAACGACCTGGATGTATTTGGTGGTACCAGTGGTTCTATATGCGTGTGAAAGGTTGATAAGAGCATTCAGGTCGAGCATCAAGGCCGTGACTATTAGGAAAGTAGCAGTTTATCCAGGAAACGTATTGGCAATACACTTGTCAAGGCCTCAAAACTTCAAATACAAGAGTGGTCAATACATGTTTGTTAACTGTGCTGCTGTATCACCATTTGAATG GCATCCATTTTCAATCACCGCTGCACCACAAGATGACTACCTAAGTGTTCACATTAGAGTTCTTGGCGATTGGACAAGGGCACTCAAAGGAGTCTTCTCGGAG GTGTGTAAGCCACCTCCAGCAGGAGTTAGTGGTCTACTCAGAGCCGACATGATGCACGGTGCAAACAATCCCGA CTTCCCGAAAGTCTTGATCGATGGTCCTTACGGTGCACCAGCACAAGACTACAAGAAGTACGAGGTTGTTCTACTGGTTGGTCTCGGGATTGGAGCCACACCAATGATCAGTATCGTCAAAGACATTGTCAACAACATCAAAGCCAAGGAACAAGCTCAACTTAACCGAATGGAGAATGGAACAAGCGAACCACAACGAAACAAGAAAGAGAGTTTCAGGACTCGTAGAGCCTACTTCTACTGGGTTACGCGTGAGCAAG GCTCTTTTGATTGGTTCAAGAACATAATGAACGAAGTAGCGGAACGAGATACCAACCGTGTCATCGAGTTGCATAATTATTGTACGAGTGTCTATGAAGAAGGAGACGCTCGTTCCGCACTTATACATATGCTTCAATCACTAAACCATGCCAAGAACGGCGTCGACATTGTCTCTGGAACAAGAGTTATGTCCCATTTTGCTAAACCTAATTGGAGAAATGTTTACAAACGCATAGCCATGGATCATCCTAACACTAAAGTTG GAGTGTTCTACTGTGGAGCACCAGCATTGACAAAGGAGCTAAGGCATTTAGCTTTAGATTTTACTCACAAGACAAGCACCAGATTCTCCTTTCATAAAGAGAATTTCTAA
- the LOC104725804 gene encoding respiratory burst oxidase homolog protein C isoform X2: MQRVSFEVSGGGYYSDAESGNSGPMSGGGQLPPIYKKPATNTNSRFTAENSQRTRTAPYVDLTVDVQDDRVSVHSLKMEGGSSVEESPELTLLKRNRLEKKTTVVKRLASVSHELKRLTSVSGGGGGGGGRKPPRPAKLDRTKSAAAQALKGLKFISKTDGGAGWSAVEKRFNQITATTGGLLLRTKFGECIGMTSKDFALELFDALARRRNITGEVIDGDQLKEFWEQINDQSFDSRLKTFFDMVDKDADGRLTEDEVREIISLSASANNLSTIQKRADEYAALIMEELDPDNIGYIMLESLETLLLQAATQSVITSTGERKNLSHMMSQRLKPTFNRNPLKRWYRGLRFFVLDNWQRCWVIALWFTVMAILFIYKYIQYQHSPVYPVMGVCVCVAKGAAETVKLNMALILLPVCRNTITWLRNKTRLGVVVPFDDNLNFHKVIAVGIIIGVTLHAGAHLGCDFPRLLEATPDAYRPLREFFGDEQPKSYWHFVNSIEGITGLVMVLLMAIAFTLATPWFRRGKLNYLPGPLKKLASFNAFWYTHHLFVIVYILLVAHGYYLYLTKDWHNKTTWMYLVVPVVLYACERLIRAFRSSIKAVTIRKVAVYPGNVLAIHLSRPQNFKYKSGQYMFVNCAAVSPFEWHPFSITAAPQDDYLSVHIRVLGDWTRALKGVFSEVCKPPPAGVSGLLRADMMHGANNPDFPKVLIDGPYGAPAQDYKKYEVVLLVGLGIGATPMISIVKDIVNNIKAKEQAQLNRMENGTSEPQRNKKESFRTRRAYFYWVTREAYFYWVTREQGSFDWFKNIMNEVAERDTNRVIELHNYCTSVYEEGDARSALIHMLQSLNHAKNGVDIVSGTRVMSHFAKPNWRNVYKRIAMDHPNTKVGVFYCGAPALTKELRHLALDFTHKTSTRFSFHKENF, from the exons ATGCAGAGAGTGAGCTTTGAAGTATCAGGAGGAGGATATTACTCCGATGCAGAATCCGGGAACAGCGGTCCAATGAGCGGTGGTGGTCAACTACCACCGATCTATAAAAAACCAGCGACTAATACGAACTCAAGATTCACGGCGGAAAACAGTCAGAGAACACGTACGGCACCATACGTGGACCTCACGGTAGATGTACAAGACGACAGAGTCTCTGTACACAGTTTGAAAATGGAAGGTGGATCTAGCGTTGAAGAGAGTCCCGAGCTCACGTTGCTTAAACGTAACCGTCTCGAGAAGAAAACGACCGTTGTGAAACGGTTAGCCTCTGTTTCTCACGAGCTTAAACGTTTGACGTCGGTCTCCGGTGGTgggggtggtggtggtggtagaaAGCCACCTCGTCCGGCTAAGTTAGACCGGACTAAATCAGCCGCGGCGCAAGCGTTGAAAGGGCTTAAGTTTATTAGTAAGACCGATGGTGGCGCGGGCTGGAGTGCCGTGGAGAAGAGGTTTAATCAGATCACCGCGACTACCGGTGGACTACTTCTTCGTACAAAGTTCGGTGAATGTATAG GGATGACTTCGAAGGATTTCGCGTTGGAACTGTTTGATGCGTTGGCTAGACGAAGGAATATAACAGGAGAAGTGATCGATGGTGATCAACTTAAGGAGTTTTGGGAACAGATTAATGATCAAAGCTTTGATTCTCGTCTTAAAACGTTCTTTGACAT GGTGGATAAAGATGCTGATGGTAGACTTACTGAAGACGAAGTTAGAGAG ATTATTAGTCTTAGTGCTTCTGCCAATAATCTATCTACAATCCAGAAGAGAGCAGATGAGTATGCAGCACTGATCATGGAAGAGCTAGATCCAGACAATATAGGATACATCATG TTGGAGAGTCTTGAGACTCTGCTTTTGCAAGCGGCGACACAGTCTGTGATAACAAGTACTGGGGAGAGAAAGAATCTGAGTCATATGATGAGTCAGAGGCTTAAGCCAACGTTTAACCGCAACCCTTTGAAGAGATGGTACCGTGGTCTTAGATTCTTTGTGTTAGACAACTGGCAAAGATGTTGGGTTATAGCGTTATGGTTCACGGTTATGGCTATCCTCTTCATCTACAAATACATACAATACCAGCATAGCCCTGTGTATCCAGTGATGGGGGTTTGTGTTTGCGTAGCTAAAGGTGCGGCAGAAACAGTTAAGCTGAACATGGCTTTGATTCTCTTACCTGTTTGCAGAAACACCATCACATGGCTTAGGAATAAGACCAGGTTGGGTGTTGTTGTCCCATTTGATGACAATCTCAACTTCCACAAG GTTATAGCGGTGGGGATTATAATTGGAGTAACGTTGCATGCTGGGGCACATTTGGGGTGTGACTTCCCACGGCTACTGGAAGCAACTCCAGATGCATATAGGCCTTTAAGAGAGTTTTTTGGGGATGAGCAACCAAAGAGCTACTGGCATTTTGTAAACTCTATTGAAGGTATAACAGGACTTGTAATGGTTCTGTTAATGGCAATTGCTTTCACACTAGCTACACCTTGGTTTAGAAGAGGGAAGCTAAACTATCTTCCAGGACCATTAAAGAAACTAGCTAGCTTCAATGCCTTCTGGTACACTCATCATTTGTTCGTCATAGTCTACATTCTTCTTGTTGCCCATGGATACTACTTGTATCTTACCAAAGACTGGCACAACAAAACGACCTGGATGTATTTGGTGGTACCAGTGGTTCTATATGCGTGTGAAAGGTTGATAAGAGCATTCAGGTCGAGCATCAAGGCCGTGACTATTAGGAAAGTAGCAGTTTATCCAGGAAACGTATTGGCAATACACTTGTCAAGGCCTCAAAACTTCAAATACAAGAGTGGTCAATACATGTTTGTTAACTGTGCTGCTGTATCACCATTTGAATG GCATCCATTTTCAATCACCGCTGCACCACAAGATGACTACCTAAGTGTTCACATTAGAGTTCTTGGCGATTGGACAAGGGCACTCAAAGGAGTCTTCTCGGAG GTGTGTAAGCCACCTCCAGCAGGAGTTAGTGGTCTACTCAGAGCCGACATGATGCACGGTGCAAACAATCCCGA CTTCCCGAAAGTCTTGATCGATGGTCCTTACGGTGCACCAGCACAAGACTACAAGAAGTACGAGGTTGTTCTACTGGTTGGTCTCGGGATTGGAGCCACACCAATGATCAGTATCGTCAAAGACATTGTCAACAACATCAAAGCCAAGGAACAAGCTCAACTTAACCGAATGGAGAATGGAACAAGCGAACCACAACGAAACAAGAAAGAGAGTTTCAGGACTCGTAGAGCCTACTTCTACTGGGTTACGCGTGA AGCCTACTTCTACTGGGTTACGCGTGAGCAAGGCTCTTTTGATTGGTTCAAGAACATAATGAACGAAGTAGCGGAACGAGATACCAACCGTGTCATCGAGTTGCATAATTATTGTACGAGTGTCTATGAAGAAGGAGACGCTCGTTCCGCACTTATACATATGCTTCAATCACTAAACCATGCCAAGAACGGCGTCGACATTGTCTCTGGAACAAGAGTTATGTCCCATTTTGCTAAACCTAATTGGAGAAATGTTTACAAACGCATAGCCATGGATCATCCTAACACTAAAGTTG GAGTGTTCTACTGTGGAGCACCAGCATTGACAAAGGAGCTAAGGCATTTAGCTTTAGATTTTACTCACAAGACAAGCACCAGATTCTCCTTTCATAAAGAGAATTTCTAA
- the LOC104725819 gene encoding calcium-binding mitochondrial carrier protein SCaMC-1-like: protein MSTTTTHGVEHVGLPTKKIEAKKSKQGSCCNPVKKPGPVSMDHVLLALRETREERDLRIRSLFSFFDSENVGYLDVAQIEKGLCALQIPSEYKYAKELFRVCDANRDGRVDYNEFRRYMDDKELELYRIFQAIDVEHNGCISPEGLWDSLVKAGIEINDEELARFVEHVDKDNDGIIMFEEWRDFLLLYPHEATIENIYHHWERVCLVDIGEQAVIPQGISKHVKRSNYFIAGGIAGAASRTATAPLDRLKVLLQIQKTDAKIREAIKMIWKQDGVRGFFRGNGLIIVKVAPESAIKFYAYELFKNAIGENMGEDKADIGTTGRLFAGGMAGAVAQASIYPLDLVKTRLQTCTSQAGVVVPKLGSLTKDILVHEGPRAFYKGLFPSLLGIIPYAGIDLAAYEKLKDLSRTYILQDAEPGPLVQLGCGTISGALGATCVYPLQVVRTRMQAERERTSMSGVFRRTISEEGYKALYKGLLPNLLKVVPAASITYMVYEAMKKSLELD, encoded by the exons ATGTCGACGACGACGACTCACGGCGTGGAGCATGTTGGTTTACCGACGAAGAAAATAGAAGCGAAGAAATCGAAACAGGGATCATGTTGCAACCCGGTTAAGAAACCTGGACCAGTTTCAATGGATCATGTTCTCTTAGCTCTCCGCGAGACGAGGGAGGAGCGAGATTTGCGAATCAGGAGCTTGTTCAGTTTCTTTGATTCTGAGAATGTTGGTTACTTAGATGTTGCTCAAATCGAGAAGGGTTTGTGTGCGCTTCAAATCCCGAGTGAGTATAAATACGCTAAGGAGTTGTTTAGGGTTTGTGATGCGAACAGAGACGGGCGTGTTGATTATAATGAGTTTCGTAGATATATGGATGATAAGGAGCTTGAGCTGTATAGAATATTTCAAGCTATTGATGTTGAGCATAATGGTTGCATTTCTCCTGAGGGTCTCTGGGACTCGCTCGTTAAGGCCG GGATTGAGATAAATGATGAGGAGCTAGCTCGTTTTGTGGAACATGTTGATAAGGACAATGATGGAATCATTATGTTTGAAGAATGGAGGGATTTTCTTTTGCTGTACCCACATGAAGCTACCATTGAAAATATATACCACCATTGGGAAAGAGTATGCCTTGTTGATATTGGAGAACAAGCTGTTATTCCACAAGGCATTAGCAAACACGTAAAGAGAAGCAACTATTTCATCGCAG GTGGCATAGCCGGTGCAGCATCTAGGACGGCAACTGCACCTCTAGATCGCTTAAAAGTTCTATTACAAATTCAGAAAACTGATGCTAAAATCCGAGAAGCCATAAAGATGATATGGAAACAGGATGGGGTTCGGGGGTTTTTCAGAGGTAATGGGTTGATTATTGTGAAGGTAGCACCAGAGAGTGCCATCAAGTTCTATGCATATGAGCTTTTCAAAAACGCTATTGGTGAAAACATGGGTGAAGACAAAGCAGATATAGGCACAACTGGTAGGCTTTTTGCTGGAGGTATGGCTGGTGCAGTGGCTCAAGCCTCTATATACCCTTTGGATCTTGTGAAAACTCGGTTGCAGACTTGCACGAGCCAAGCTGGTGTTGTTGTTCCTAAGCTTGGATCACTCACCAAGGACATATTGGTTCATGAGGGTCCACGCGCCTTTTACAAAGGTCTTTTCCCTTCTCTTCTTGGGATTATTCCTTATGCGGGTATCGACCTTGCTGCATATGAGAAATTAAAGGACTTGTCCCGGACATATATTCTTCAGGACGCCG AACCAGGTCCGCTTGTGCAACTAGGATGCGGAACAATCTCAGGAGCTCTTGGAGCAACGTGTGTTTATCCTTTGCAGGTCGTGAGGACAAG AATGCAAGCAGAACGGGAAAGGACCTCGATGTCGGGAGTATTCAGGAGGACGATAAGTGAAGAAGGTTACAAAGCACTCTACAAAGGGCTTCTACCGAACCTTCTAAAGGTTGTTCCTGCTGCCAGCATTACATATATGGTTTACGAAGCTATGAAAAAGAGTCTAGAACTTGATTGA